In Falco biarmicus isolate bFalBia1 chromosome 7, bFalBia1.pri, whole genome shotgun sequence, a single window of DNA contains:
- the TRMT5 gene encoding tRNA (guanine(37)-N1)-methyltransferase isoform X2: MRTLWRFGYSARLLKTNHFRTAALNTSFPAVWILSAQYSGRIPGLFLVVKKNRFFTMPETVEDKANLELYSPHPEVRGMTLLDREAFKRTVIVPVLKVKKEIVNTVLKSLKHTVLQRPGLKRVAEDPEDGDSRLVILDPHKIPGFSLGESEQEILKELNVCPEVSKYNLELTYENFKSEEILRAVLPEGQEVTSGFSRVGHIAHLNLRDHQLPYRHLIGQVIIDKNPGITCVVNKTNIIDSTYRNFQMEVLAGEGNLITKVKENNIAYELDFSKVYWNPRLSTEHSRIVELLKPSDVLFDVFAGIGPFAIPAAKKKCHVFANDLNPESYNWLLHNCKLNKVDNKIKAFNMDGRDFLLGPVREELSKELPLLKEEPKTSFHIVMNLPALAIEFLDVFRHLLVGEPCSTAGLPMVHCYGFSKHGDPAKDIQERAEASLGTSLDGRCSTHLVRNVAPNKEMLCISFQIPADVLYKRPCPDEGKPASKRLRASKDSSEEKLLS, encoded by the exons ATGag gaCTTTATGGAGATTTGGATACTCTGCCAGACTACTGAAAACTAATCATTTTAGGACAGCTGCATTAAATACATCATTTCCAGCAGTTTGGATTCTATCAGCACAATATTCTGGCAGAATACCTGGTCTCTTTttagtagttaaaaaaaataggttttttaCAATGCCTGAAACCGTGGAGGATAAAGCTAATCTAGAACTGTATTCACCACATCCTGAAGTGCGTGGGATGACACTACTCGACAGAGAAGCTTTTAAAAGGACAGTCATTGTTCCAGTTCTTAAAGTCAAGAAAGAAATTGTAAATACTGTGCTGAAGTCTTTAAAACATACAGTACTACAGCGTCCTGGTCTAAAGCGAGTGGCTGAGGATCCAGAAGATGGGGACAGTAGACTTGTTATTCTGGATCCTCATAAAATACCAGGATTCTCGTTGGGAGAATCGGAGCAAGAGATATTAAAAGAGCTTAATGTTTGTCCTGAGGTGTCCAAGTATAACTTGGAGCTGACTTACGAGAATTTCAAGTCGGAAGAGATCCTACGAGCAGTCCTTCCTGAAGGTCAAGAAGTCACCTCTGGATTTAGCCGTGTTGGTCACATAGCTCATTTGAATCTTAGAGATCATCAGCTACCGTACAGACATTTGATTG GCCAGGTTATAATTGACAAGAATCCAGGAATCACCTGTGTAGTGAATAAAACCAATATTATTGACAGCACATACAGAAATTTTCAAATGGAAGTGCTCGCTGGAGAGGGCAACCTGATAACCAAG gtcaaagaaaataatattgcaTATGAATTGGACTTTTCTAAAGTCTACTGGAACCCACGTCTTTCCACAGAACACAGCCGCATTGTTGAGCTTTTAAAGCCCAGTGATGTCCTTTTCGATGTCTTTGCTGGGATCGGACCTTTTGCTAttccagcagcaaagaaaaaatgccaCGTATTTGCAAATGATCTCAATCCTGAATCCTACAACTGGCTCCTGCACAACTGCAAACTAAACAAAGTagacaacaaaataaaagcGTTCAATATGGATGGCAGGGACTTCCTCCTGGGGCCAGTAAGAGAAGAACTAAGTAAAGAGCTCCCACTTCTGAAAGAAGAACCGAAAACCTCTTTTCATATAGTCATGAATTTGCCAGCTTTGGCTATTGAATTTCTAGATGTTTTCAGGCATCTCTTAGTTGGAGAGccatgcagcactgctggcctTCCCATGGTGCACTGCTACGGTTTCTCCAAACATGGTGACCCAGCCAAAGATATTCAAGAACGAGCTGAAGCTTCACTGGGAACCTCCTTGGATGGACGCTGTTCTACTCACCTAGTTAGAAATGTTGCACCGAACAAGGAGATGCTGTGCATTAGTTTCCAGATTCCAGCAGATGTGCTGTACAAGAGGCCCTGCCCTGATGAAG GAAAACCAGCCTCTAAACGCCTGCGTGCCAGCAAAgattcttctgaagaaaagttGCTGAGCTGA
- the TRMT5 gene encoding tRNA (guanine(37)-N1)-methyltransferase isoform X3, which translates to MPETVEDKANLELYSPHPEVRGMTLLDREAFKRTVIVPVLKVKKEIVNTVLKSLKHTVLQRPGLKRVAEDPEDGDSRLVILDPHKIPGFSLGESEQEILKELNVCPEVSKYNLELTYENFKSEEILRAVLPEGQEVTSGFSRVGHIAHLNLRDHQLPYRHLIGQVIIDKNPGITCVVNKTNIIDSTYRNFQMEVLAGEGNLITKVKENNIAYELDFSKVYWNPRLSTEHSRIVELLKPSDVLFDVFAGIGPFAIPAAKKKCHVFANDLNPESYNWLLHNCKLNKVDNKIKAFNMDGRDFLLGPVREELSKELPLLKEEPKTSFHIVMNLPALAIEFLDVFRHLLVGEPCSTAGLPMVHCYGFSKHGDPAKDIQERAEASLGTSLDGRCSTHLVRNVAPNKEMLCISFQIPADVLYKRPCPDEGKPASKRLRASKDSSEEKLLS; encoded by the exons ATGCCTGAAACCGTGGAGGATAAAGCTAATCTAGAACTGTATTCACCACATCCTGAAGTGCGTGGGATGACACTACTCGACAGAGAAGCTTTTAAAAGGACAGTCATTGTTCCAGTTCTTAAAGTCAAGAAAGAAATTGTAAATACTGTGCTGAAGTCTTTAAAACATACAGTACTACAGCGTCCTGGTCTAAAGCGAGTGGCTGAGGATCCAGAAGATGGGGACAGTAGACTTGTTATTCTGGATCCTCATAAAATACCAGGATTCTCGTTGGGAGAATCGGAGCAAGAGATATTAAAAGAGCTTAATGTTTGTCCTGAGGTGTCCAAGTATAACTTGGAGCTGACTTACGAGAATTTCAAGTCGGAAGAGATCCTACGAGCAGTCCTTCCTGAAGGTCAAGAAGTCACCTCTGGATTTAGCCGTGTTGGTCACATAGCTCATTTGAATCTTAGAGATCATCAGCTACCGTACAGACATTTGATTG GCCAGGTTATAATTGACAAGAATCCAGGAATCACCTGTGTAGTGAATAAAACCAATATTATTGACAGCACATACAGAAATTTTCAAATGGAAGTGCTCGCTGGAGAGGGCAACCTGATAACCAAG gtcaaagaaaataatattgcaTATGAATTGGACTTTTCTAAAGTCTACTGGAACCCACGTCTTTCCACAGAACACAGCCGCATTGTTGAGCTTTTAAAGCCCAGTGATGTCCTTTTCGATGTCTTTGCTGGGATCGGACCTTTTGCTAttccagcagcaaagaaaaaatgccaCGTATTTGCAAATGATCTCAATCCTGAATCCTACAACTGGCTCCTGCACAACTGCAAACTAAACAAAGTagacaacaaaataaaagcGTTCAATATGGATGGCAGGGACTTCCTCCTGGGGCCAGTAAGAGAAGAACTAAGTAAAGAGCTCCCACTTCTGAAAGAAGAACCGAAAACCTCTTTTCATATAGTCATGAATTTGCCAGCTTTGGCTATTGAATTTCTAGATGTTTTCAGGCATCTCTTAGTTGGAGAGccatgcagcactgctggcctTCCCATGGTGCACTGCTACGGTTTCTCCAAACATGGTGACCCAGCCAAAGATATTCAAGAACGAGCTGAAGCTTCACTGGGAACCTCCTTGGATGGACGCTGTTCTACTCACCTAGTTAGAAATGTTGCACCGAACAAGGAGATGCTGTGCATTAGTTTCCAGATTCCAGCAGATGTGCTGTACAAGAGGCCCTGCCCTGATGAAG GAAAACCAGCCTCTAAACGCCTGCGTGCCAGCAAAgattcttctgaagaaaagttGCTGAGCTGA
- the TRMT5 gene encoding tRNA (guanine(37)-N1)-methyltransferase isoform X1, whose amino-acid sequence MNNFSSRTLWRFGYSARLLKTNHFRTAALNTSFPAVWILSAQYSGRIPGLFLVVKKNRFFTMPETVEDKANLELYSPHPEVRGMTLLDREAFKRTVIVPVLKVKKEIVNTVLKSLKHTVLQRPGLKRVAEDPEDGDSRLVILDPHKIPGFSLGESEQEILKELNVCPEVSKYNLELTYENFKSEEILRAVLPEGQEVTSGFSRVGHIAHLNLRDHQLPYRHLIGQVIIDKNPGITCVVNKTNIIDSTYRNFQMEVLAGEGNLITKVKENNIAYELDFSKVYWNPRLSTEHSRIVELLKPSDVLFDVFAGIGPFAIPAAKKKCHVFANDLNPESYNWLLHNCKLNKVDNKIKAFNMDGRDFLLGPVREELSKELPLLKEEPKTSFHIVMNLPALAIEFLDVFRHLLVGEPCSTAGLPMVHCYGFSKHGDPAKDIQERAEASLGTSLDGRCSTHLVRNVAPNKEMLCISFQIPADVLYKRPCPDEGKPASKRLRASKDSSEEKLLS is encoded by the exons atgaataatttttcttctaggaCTTTATGGAGATTTGGATACTCTGCCAGACTACTGAAAACTAATCATTTTAGGACAGCTGCATTAAATACATCATTTCCAGCAGTTTGGATTCTATCAGCACAATATTCTGGCAGAATACCTGGTCTCTTTttagtagttaaaaaaaataggttttttaCAATGCCTGAAACCGTGGAGGATAAAGCTAATCTAGAACTGTATTCACCACATCCTGAAGTGCGTGGGATGACACTACTCGACAGAGAAGCTTTTAAAAGGACAGTCATTGTTCCAGTTCTTAAAGTCAAGAAAGAAATTGTAAATACTGTGCTGAAGTCTTTAAAACATACAGTACTACAGCGTCCTGGTCTAAAGCGAGTGGCTGAGGATCCAGAAGATGGGGACAGTAGACTTGTTATTCTGGATCCTCATAAAATACCAGGATTCTCGTTGGGAGAATCGGAGCAAGAGATATTAAAAGAGCTTAATGTTTGTCCTGAGGTGTCCAAGTATAACTTGGAGCTGACTTACGAGAATTTCAAGTCGGAAGAGATCCTACGAGCAGTCCTTCCTGAAGGTCAAGAAGTCACCTCTGGATTTAGCCGTGTTGGTCACATAGCTCATTTGAATCTTAGAGATCATCAGCTACCGTACAGACATTTGATTG GCCAGGTTATAATTGACAAGAATCCAGGAATCACCTGTGTAGTGAATAAAACCAATATTATTGACAGCACATACAGAAATTTTCAAATGGAAGTGCTCGCTGGAGAGGGCAACCTGATAACCAAG gtcaaagaaaataatattgcaTATGAATTGGACTTTTCTAAAGTCTACTGGAACCCACGTCTTTCCACAGAACACAGCCGCATTGTTGAGCTTTTAAAGCCCAGTGATGTCCTTTTCGATGTCTTTGCTGGGATCGGACCTTTTGCTAttccagcagcaaagaaaaaatgccaCGTATTTGCAAATGATCTCAATCCTGAATCCTACAACTGGCTCCTGCACAACTGCAAACTAAACAAAGTagacaacaaaataaaagcGTTCAATATGGATGGCAGGGACTTCCTCCTGGGGCCAGTAAGAGAAGAACTAAGTAAAGAGCTCCCACTTCTGAAAGAAGAACCGAAAACCTCTTTTCATATAGTCATGAATTTGCCAGCTTTGGCTATTGAATTTCTAGATGTTTTCAGGCATCTCTTAGTTGGAGAGccatgcagcactgctggcctTCCCATGGTGCACTGCTACGGTTTCTCCAAACATGGTGACCCAGCCAAAGATATTCAAGAACGAGCTGAAGCTTCACTGGGAACCTCCTTGGATGGACGCTGTTCTACTCACCTAGTTAGAAATGTTGCACCGAACAAGGAGATGCTGTGCATTAGTTTCCAGATTCCAGCAGATGTGCTGTACAAGAGGCCCTGCCCTGATGAAG GAAAACCAGCCTCTAAACGCCTGCGTGCCAGCAAAgattcttctgaagaaaagttGCTGAGCTGA